A genomic segment from Alistipes senegalensis JC50 encodes:
- a CDS encoding family 43 glycosylhydrolase translates to MNIKYFLLMAFLSLTGVIQAQLHCTPNTSGFTNPVSSVSLPDPSVIRGNDGFFYLYATQDIGLVPIMRSRDLITWEHIGNAFTQESRPRFIDGGGSIWAPDINRIGNHWVLYYSLSKWGEIHKNGIGMAVADSPTGPFRDLGPLFISDEIGVTNSIDQFYIEDEGRKYLFWGSFHGLYGVELAHDGLSVKRNATKLKVAGNAYEAIYIHRKGDYYYLFASVDACCEGVKSTYKLVVGRSTSLFGPYLDKQGRRMLDNHHELVLRSNDHFKGPGHNAEFLTDREGTDWILYHAVNVRDPQGRKLMLDRVEWINGWPVINDGTPSLEISQKPRF, encoded by the coding sequence ATGAATATCAAGTATTTTTTGCTCATGGCGTTTCTCTCGCTGACCGGAGTGATCCAAGCGCAGCTGCACTGTACGCCGAACACCTCAGGATTCACCAATCCCGTAAGTTCTGTCAGCCTGCCCGACCCGAGCGTTATTCGGGGCAATGATGGATTTTTCTACCTATATGCCACCCAAGACATCGGTCTCGTGCCGATCATGCGGTCTCGTGATCTCATCACTTGGGAGCACATCGGCAATGCTTTCACACAAGAAAGCCGTCCCCGCTTTATTGATGGCGGAGGCAGTATATGGGCGCCTGACATTAACCGCATTGGCAATCATTGGGTTCTTTACTACTCGCTTTCGAAATGGGGAGAGATACATAAGAACGGCATCGGGATGGCCGTAGCCGACTCGCCCACGGGGCCGTTCAGGGATCTCGGGCCGCTTTTCATCAGCGATGAGATCGGTGTCACGAATTCCATCGACCAGTTCTACATCGAAGACGAGGGGCGCAAATATCTTTTCTGGGGCAGTTTTCACGGCCTCTACGGTGTGGAGCTCGCGCATGATGGGCTTTCGGTTAAGCGCAATGCCACGAAACTCAAGGTGGCGGGGAATGCCTATGAGGCGATCTATATCCACCGTAAAGGAGATTACTACTATTTGTTCGCGTCGGTGGACGCTTGTTGCGAGGGAGTCAAAAGCACTTATAAGCTGGTAGTAGGGCGTTCGACCTCGCTTTTCGGGCCCTATCTCGACAAACAGGGCCGACGAATGCTCGATAATCATCACGAACTCGTCTTACGGAGTAACGATCATTTCAAGGGCCCGGGTCATAATGCCGAATTCCTTACTGACCGGGAGGGTACTGACTGGATTCTTTACCATGCCGTCAACGTCCGCGATCCGCAGGGACGCAAGCTGATGCTCGACCGTGTGGAGTGGATCAATGGCTGGCCGGTGATCAATGACGGCACACCGTCGCTCGAAATATCGCAGAAACCTCGATTCTGA